The following are from one region of the Sciurus carolinensis chromosome 5, mSciCar1.2, whole genome shotgun sequence genome:
- the LOC124985673 gene encoding basic proline-rich protein-like, which yields MSGGAAPRPGGRAHGPGGQRWTPGRACAGPRRRPCAWTPAADPGPRPRTPPQTLLGPGPPPSDHLGPRPTCAQGPLPPQPTCAPEALCPRTSPVPQDTSTCRPHLGPATDLPVPRDRCPETTCVHRPTCAPEPLTHRLHRTFTYRPRLPTILSGAPSRQIPPGPSVPPQCSDLGRRDPSAKRGKPQCPTLVLPADPRPPGLISWPLPSCSKPKAFPSLSPLFQTHHLEGLNSLILTSIPSPNFPNLHLRILVSR from the coding sequence atgTCAGGCGGGGCGGCGCCACGGCCGGGCGGCCGCGCACACGGGCCAGGGGGACAGCGGTGGACACCTGGCCGGGCCTGTGCCGGGCCTCGCCGCAGACCCTGTGCCTGGACCCCCGCAGCAGACCCTGGGCCCCGACCCCGGACCCCGCCGCAGACCCTCCTCGGTCCCGGACCCCCACCCTCAGACCACCTGGGCCCCAGACCCACCTGTGCCCAGGGACCCCTGCCCCCACAGCCAACCTGTGCTCCAGAAGCCCTCTGCCCCAGGACCTCACCTGTGCCCCAGGACACCTCCACCTGCAGACCGCACCTGGGCCCCGCCACAGACCTACCTGTGCCCAGAGACCGCTGCCCGGAGACCACCTGTGTCCACAGACCCACCTGTGCCCCAGAACCCCTCACCCACAGACTCCACAGGACCTTCACCTACAGACCCCGCCTCCCCACGATTCTCTCTGGGGCTCCTTCTAGGCAGATCCCACCTGGGCCCTCTGTGCCTCCTCAGTGCTCAGACCTAGGCCGCAGGGACCCCTCAGCCAAAAGAGGAAAGCCCCAATGCCCCACCTTGGTCCTGCCTGCAGATCCCAGGCCACCTGGACTCATCAGCTGGCCACTTCCCAGTTGCTCCAAGCCTAAGGCCTTTCCCAGCCTTAGCCCACTTTTTCAGACCCACCATCTGGAGGGTCTCAACTCCCTCATCCTCACCTCCATCCCATCcccaaattttccaaatcttcacTTAAGAATTCTAGTCTCCAGGTAG